The following nucleotide sequence is from Gordonia jinghuaiqii.
TCTCCATCCGCGACCGCGTGGTGGAGCCCGAACGCCAGCAACTGCTGCTCGACGGCATCCCCGGCGCCCAACGCTTCGAGGTCGACGGCGGCCACGCCTGCTGCGTCCTTGGTGCCAAGTTCTTCATCCCGCCGTTCCTCGAGGCGGTCGACGCCGTACACGCCCGGGCCCGACTGTCGGAGCGTCCGTCTGTGGGTTGAGCGCCCCGCCTGTCGGTTGAGGGCTCTGTCTGTCGGTTGAGCGCTCCTCTGTCGGTTGAGCTTGTCGAAGCTCCCCCGGCCCAGACCTACCCGCATTTCTTGCGGGACAACAAGCCACGGTTGTGAGCAATCGAGATCGCTGCGGTATCCGCCGCCCCGACTGGGTACGTGACCGAGCTGTCGAGGGTTACGCCACTGTTGAAGGACTACGGCAGCCTTGGGGGGATCGGACCGTCCTGCTTTGGTTGCGCGACGACAAGCCTGGATTGTGAATACTCCTGTGATTCGCCATATCTGGGTCGAGCGACTCAGTTGGATGTGATCCAACACCCACTTCACAACACGGCGGCGGGCCAAGCCTGACCATCCCGCTTTGGTTGCGCGACGACAAGCATGCGTTGTGATTCGCTGTGTCACTGGTAATTTCATCGTCGCTTCGGTGTCCCGGTGAACGGGAGGCCTGTGCGCAGCGGGGACGTCTGGGCGGGTGAGGTCGGTCACGATCGATACAGGGGCGAGCCACACGTGGGCGAACCTGTCAACCCAAACATCCACAACAGCAACATGATTGGACCGAACCGGTGCCCGGGGACGATATGGCACCCGACGTCACTGTTCACTCGTTCAGACCAATGGTCGCGAAATTGCGTGGTGTATCTACCTTTTGACGGTTAGTGTTCCTACTGATCGTGATTCGCTCGTCAGGGGAGACCTCCAGAGGTTGGCGACGGATCGCGTGTGGCGCCGAAGCTCACTCGCTGGGCGCTGTCCTGGGGAGGGACCGTGACTGTTCTGAAGCCTGACGTGCCGACAGCGGCGCCGTACGTCGACGCCACTCGAGCTCGTACTCACCGACCGAGCGGATTCGGTGGCCCGCGGGACGCCTGGGCGGCGATCACCGCCAAGCGCGAGATGTCCCTGGGAGTTCGGTACCTCGCGACGGTCGGGCCCGCGATGCTGGCCTTCGCGCCGGCCCTCGCGATGATCTTCGACGCCGCTGTCAAGGGTTCACCGACGGCATACCTGCTGTTCGTGCCGGTGTGGGGGCTGATGATCGCCTTCGGTCTCGACGTCAGCTCCCGTGGACGCGATATCGGCGACACCGAGTTCGACCGCATCCTGGTCGTTGTGGTCGGGGGTGCACTCGGGCTGACCGCCGCCCTGGTGATCCCGCGAATCCCCGCCGTCGCGGCGTTCTGGCACGCCGACGTGATCCCGTTGCTTCTCTGGGTGTTCGCCGCCTCGATCGTCACCTTCGGAATCCGGCGCGTGGTGCGCGACTACCTCGTCTGGCTGTTCATCCTCATCTGTTTCCCACCGAACTTCCTGCTGGTGGGGCAGATGCTGGGCGGTACGACGGCGGTTTTCGGATCGCTGACGGTGGGCCTCGGCCTCGTGGTGACCTACATGTCGCTGCGCGCTCATGTGCGGGTCGCGCTGATCACTGCAGCGGTCGCCGGCGTGGTCGGATTCGCCCTGGTCGCCGCGTTCGACGACACCCCGGCCCTCGCGTATTCCGTGCCTGCCGGGGCTGTGACCGCGATCGCGATCGTCGTGCGATTGCGTGCCGGCAGAACCGAGCAGCAGTCGCCCGCTGTGCTGCCGAAGCAGACGGTCGTCGGCCTGACTGCCGGCTGGCTGGTTGCGCTGGTCATCCTCGGAGTGGCACCCCACCCGCAGAACGCCTTCAATCCCGATGGCCCACCGCTGATCGCCGATGACTGGGTCACCCAGCTCCGCGCCGAGGGAATGGACATCTCCGACCCGCGCTTGTTCGACTGGGGCTCGGGCGTCATGGGCTCCGATGGCGACGTTCGGCGTTATCGCGTCACTCCCTCCGCAGGGACCGGCGCGGCGTCGACCCCGCTGACCGCGGCCTATCTGGACGTCTACTCGACCGCCGACTACGGGCGCTTCGCCAACTACCGCCGCGGCCTCTGGTACGAGACCGTGCCGCCCGCATCGATCACCTCGACGCCGTCGTCGGTCGACGAGCAGCACCGCGAGATCGGCGTCATCGCAAACACCCTCGACGCCGTCCGCACCTCCGACGATGCGTTGTGGACGGGCCGCTTCTGGGGATGGCGCGTCCAGACGGCAGGAGGAGATCGGTACATGGCCGTGTATCTCATGGCTGCCCGTGACCAGTCGCGCACCGAAGAAGTTGCCACACCTCGAGCGCCCAGCTACTCGACCACGGTCACCGGACCTCTGGGTTGGCTCGTGCGAGGCGGTGGCGAAGAGGACGGCATGGACGCCGACAGCTCCGCGCTCGATACCGCACTCACCGAACTCGCGTGGTCGATGATCCGCTCGGTGGAACGACCGATGGCGTGAGGCCTCTCCGCCCGGTGCGAGACGCTGCCGGCGCTTCTCACACCCCCGGCACCACCACCAGTGGTGTGATCGATCTGAGCGTGTCGGCGTTGTCGGCGCGGCAACCTCTGAGCACCGCACAACGGCTCATCCTGATCGCCGTCGCTCTCGCGGTGACGATCGGATTCCTCGTGTCCTGGGACGACACTCTGTCGGTCATCCTCAGCATCTGCGCCGTGTACTTTCTGGTCTCCAGCGTCGACAAGTTCGTACTCGTCGCGCGCGGCATGTCCGGACGCGGGATGCTCACCGTGACCGACGACGAAGCTCGCGCGATCCCCGACGCCGACCTACCCGTCTACACGGTGTTGTTGCCGGTCTACGGGGAACCCGAGATCGTCGCGAATCTCGTTGCCGGCGTAGGCAAGATCGACTACCCCGCGGACAAGCTCGACATCCTGCTCGTCCTCGAGATGGACGACCACGACACCATCGAAGCGATCGAACACGCCGACCTCGACGGCATCACCCCGGTCCTGGTGCCGCCGAGTGAACCGCGCACCAAACCCAAGGCGTGCAACCACGCGATGAGCCTGCCGTCGGAACGCAGTGAACTCGTCACCATCTACGACGCCGAGGACATCCCCGATCCACTCCAACTACGCAGGGCAGCGGCGATATTCGCAGCCAGCCCGCCCGAGGTGGCCTCCGTGCAGGCGCGTCTGGGCTATTTCAACGAGCGCGACAACCTGTTGACCCGCTGGTTCGCCATCGAATACGACCAGTGGTTCTCGTACATGCTGCCGGCACTGAGTGCGTCGAAGTGCGTCATCCCGCTGGGTGGTACGTCCAACCACATCCGCACCCACGTGTTGCGCGAAGTCGGCGGCTGGGACGCGTTCAATGTCACCGAGGACGCGGACCTCGGTATTCGTCTCGCCCGGTACGGGTATCGCACGCTGGTGCTGGACTCGCTCACCGAGGAAGAGGCCAACGCCGACGTGGTGAACTGGGTCCGACAGCGATCCCGTTGGTACAAGGGCTACCTGCAGACCTTCCTGGTCCACACCCGCCGGCCGTTCGCGATGGTGCGTGAACTCGGGATCGTGCCGACGTTGCGCATCGCGAACCTGACGGCGGGCATGCCGATCGCGAACACCCTCAACCTCGCGTTCTGGACGTTGCTCCTGGTGTGGTTCGCCGGCAAGCCCGACTTCATGCGCGACCTGTTCCCCGGTCCGGTGTTCTACCTGTGCCTGTTCATGTTCACGGTCGGGAACCTCGCAACCGTCATGCTCGGTGTGGTGTCGGCCCGCACCCGGGACAAGCCCTATTTGCTCGGCGCCGCGTTGATCGTTCCCGGCTACTGGTTCTTGCAGTCCATGGCCGCGGTCAAGAGCGTGGCGCAACTCATCTACAAACCGTCCTACTGGGAGAAGACCGTGCACGGATTGTCGGCGATGCCCGGCACTCCCGGCGCGATGAAGGGGTCTGACGATGTCCAACGCAATCCGTGAGCAACATCGGATGCGGTATCCGCGTGGCCGATCCGCGCGGGGTCGGTCCTGGGGTGCCAGGCTGCTGATTCTTGCCGTGGCGGTGCTCGTCCTCGGCAGCCTCGCCGCACCGGCTGCGGCCGCACCCGACGGCGCCACGACGACGCTGCAGTGGCGCCAGCTGGGCCTGGGCACCTCCGTGCACATCGACACCGAGGACGTTGCCACGAGTGTGAGCGTGCCCGT
It contains:
- a CDS encoding glycosyltransferase family 2 protein translates to MDLSVSALSARQPLSTAQRLILIAVALAVTIGFLVSWDDTLSVILSICAVYFLVSSVDKFVLVARGMSGRGMLTVTDDEARAIPDADLPVYTVLLPVYGEPEIVANLVAGVGKIDYPADKLDILLVLEMDDHDTIEAIEHADLDGITPVLVPPSEPRTKPKACNHAMSLPSERSELVTIYDAEDIPDPLQLRRAAAIFAASPPEVASVQARLGYFNERDNLLTRWFAIEYDQWFSYMLPALSASKCVIPLGGTSNHIRTHVLREVGGWDAFNVTEDADLGIRLARYGYRTLVLDSLTEEEANADVVNWVRQRSRWYKGYLQTFLVHTRRPFAMVRELGIVPTLRIANLTAGMPIANTLNLAFWTLLLVWFAGKPDFMRDLFPGPVFYLCLFMFTVGNLATVMLGVVSARTRDKPYLLGAALIVPGYWFLQSMAAVKSVAQLIYKPSYWEKTVHGLSAMPGTPGAMKGSDDVQRNP